A stretch of Sebastes fasciatus isolate fSebFas1 chromosome 19, fSebFas1.pri, whole genome shotgun sequence DNA encodes these proteins:
- the coq4 gene encoding ubiquinone biosynthesis protein COQ4 homolog, mitochondrial isoform X1, whose translation MFPAIARPFHRSGPRLYALISKAACVHQVHSSSSAFTDRSYDGLYPGHVYTTPIQKTLLAVGSGVAALQNPYRHDMVAVLGETTGHLALINLRNKMRNDPEGYTILTERPRIRLSTLDLREMASLPDGSFGREYLRFLEDNDVTPDSRADVKFVDDEELAYVMQRYREVHDLLHTLLGMPTNMLGEVAVKWFEAAQTGLPMCVLGALLGPLRLNASRLQSLFTSLGPWALQNGSRARCVLSIFYERRWAQSIEDLRQELNIDPPPVILSATSKKNT comes from the exons ATGTTTCCAGCCATAGCTAGACCTTTCCACCGCTCTGGTCCACGACTATACGCTCTGATCTCCAAAG CAGCGTGTGTCCACCAGGTACACAGTAGTAGCAGTGCGTTTACAGACAGAAGCTATGATGGGCTGTATCCTGGACATGTCTACACCACCCCCATCCAGAAAACCCTGCTGGCTGTTGGGTCAGGTGTGGCTGCACTACAAAACCCCTACAGACATG ACATGGTTGCAGTCCTCGGGGAGACGACAGGACACCTGGCGTTGATAAATCTCAGGAACAAGATGAGAAACGATCCTGAAGGCTACACGATCCTAAC AGAGAGGCCCAGGATCCGGCTGTCTACACTTGATCTGAGAGAGATGGCCTCTCTGCCCGATGGCTCTTTTGGGAGAGAATACCTCCGTTTCCTGGAGGACAAT GACGTGACTCCCGACTCAAGGGCAGACGTGAAGTTTGTGGATGACGAGGAGCTGGCTTACGTCATGCAGAGATACAGAGAGGTCCATGATTTGCTCCACACTTTACTGGGCATGCCCACCAACATGCTGG GGGAAGTGGCAGTGAAATGGTTCGAAGCTGCTCAGACTGGGCTTCCCATGTGTGTTCTTGGAGCTTTGTTGGGGCCCCTTCGGCTGAATGCAAG CCGCTTACAGTCGCTGTTCACATCCTTGGGCCCCTGGGCTCTGCAGAATGGTAGTCGGGCCCGCTGCGTCCTCAGCATCTTCTACGAGAGACGATGGGCGCAGAGCATCGAAGACCTCCGACAAGAGCTCAACATAGACCCTCCTCCCGTCATACTCAGTGCTACCAGCAAGAAGAACACCTGA
- the coq4 gene encoding ubiquinone biosynthesis protein COQ4 homolog, mitochondrial isoform X2: protein MFPAIARPFHRSGPRLYALISKACVHQVHSSSSAFTDRSYDGLYPGHVYTTPIQKTLLAVGSGVAALQNPYRHDMVAVLGETTGHLALINLRNKMRNDPEGYTILTERPRIRLSTLDLREMASLPDGSFGREYLRFLEDNDVTPDSRADVKFVDDEELAYVMQRYREVHDLLHTLLGMPTNMLGEVAVKWFEAAQTGLPMCVLGALLGPLRLNASRLQSLFTSLGPWALQNGSRARCVLSIFYERRWAQSIEDLRQELNIDPPPVILSATSKKNT, encoded by the exons ATGTTTCCAGCCATAGCTAGACCTTTCCACCGCTCTGGTCCACGACTATACGCTCTGATCTCCAAAG CGTGTGTCCACCAGGTACACAGTAGTAGCAGTGCGTTTACAGACAGAAGCTATGATGGGCTGTATCCTGGACATGTCTACACCACCCCCATCCAGAAAACCCTGCTGGCTGTTGGGTCAGGTGTGGCTGCACTACAAAACCCCTACAGACATG ACATGGTTGCAGTCCTCGGGGAGACGACAGGACACCTGGCGTTGATAAATCTCAGGAACAAGATGAGAAACGATCCTGAAGGCTACACGATCCTAAC AGAGAGGCCCAGGATCCGGCTGTCTACACTTGATCTGAGAGAGATGGCCTCTCTGCCCGATGGCTCTTTTGGGAGAGAATACCTCCGTTTCCTGGAGGACAAT GACGTGACTCCCGACTCAAGGGCAGACGTGAAGTTTGTGGATGACGAGGAGCTGGCTTACGTCATGCAGAGATACAGAGAGGTCCATGATTTGCTCCACACTTTACTGGGCATGCCCACCAACATGCTGG GGGAAGTGGCAGTGAAATGGTTCGAAGCTGCTCAGACTGGGCTTCCCATGTGTGTTCTTGGAGCTTTGTTGGGGCCCCTTCGGCTGAATGCAAG CCGCTTACAGTCGCTGTTCACATCCTTGGGCCCCTGGGCTCTGCAGAATGGTAGTCGGGCCCGCTGCGTCCTCAGCATCTTCTACGAGAGACGATGGGCGCAGAGCATCGAAGACCTCCGACAAGAGCTCAACATAGACCCTCCTCCCGTCATACTCAGTGCTACCAGCAAGAAGAACACCTGA